The genomic stretch cattcatttaaatacaGCATCCCAAATcacacattcatttaaatttccCCAAAGACAGTCAACTAGCATTTGTGACACAACCAAGACTCTCTGGAATTTTAATCCCTTAACTCAGTTTCAACTTCAGTAGTTCAAGCAGTTTTACTTGATAATGTTCTCAAATATTTCATCCATAACATCAGGCACAGCTGTATGTAACCAGCTCTTAAGTCACACAGAGCAAAATCCATTAGCTGAGTGTACAGTAGACAACAAATACATTACAATGGTTAAAGCTATGATTTAGTCAAAACTGAAGTGTGCACAAAATCCCCTCAGGTGTGTGGGCCATATCAATCCAAAGTGCTAGCTAGAACCTAACATTACTAGTCAGCTGTGTAAGTTCCAGTGCACTTAAAGAACAGGCATAAACCAGACACCAAACCTGACAAAAGAAAAGATTTCATGTACATGTCTCATTAGCAACCTATATTAACCCCTCCCAAATTATTTGTCTTTTATTAGATAAACAGGTAAAGGTCCATTATGGAGTCATTTTAGTGCCAAAAATATTTTAGCATTGAAACCAATATACAACCcgggaaacaaacaaacaaacaaaaaaaaacccacaaccaGACCCACAAGCATTAACACAACAGCAATTTACCAACaataacaacttttttttttttttaaacgtgatGTATATGTCTTATCTCTTGTATTTGAGACAAAAAAGACGGATTGTCATATTACTGAGAACTGCAATGAGTAAATTCCTCTGTCCTGAAAATGTAGTTACTGCTTTACCTCTGGCTGTtgcataaacactgacactggagtctccttgcataaatgttaaataaaggtCACCTTATATAGAACTTTGCACTTCAAAATCTGTTCATGTGGAGAATCTGCCATACACATATCTGCGAGATTTTGCCACAGAAACTATAATGTTGTAAAACATtggcagaaaaaaatgcatggaCTATTGTTATCTATTGTTCCCCACTTGGGCAGATTCACAGGATTTACAGTAAATCTAGACTTGGATGTGAAGTGAAATTTGAGATTGATGTGATTTGTTCCTAGAAGCAAATCAGCGGAGCAGAtttttctgtaagaaaatttatgcaaaccaaaaataatcagattaaagagagagacagagaatggtAAACTTTTggaatgaaaagaaatacactTCTCATTCTTTGTTAAAGCTTGcagagatataaataaatattagaggTAAACAGAGGGACATTTAGGATTGTTGCTTTAATAGATTTGGCACAAAAATGACCCCATAAAATGTTACATATTAGTGATGACAGTGATGCCACATAGGATTACAACTTTAAAATAGTGTATAAATGCCAACTAAACACCCGCATTGGCCCAATCACATCTATGTAGCATGCTGTGGGTTTCTGTTGTTAGCAggaaagtaaatataaatgtacttttaatacatttaggtgctgttttttttttttttttaaactctttttaAGGTGTCTAACTGCTGAATATTGTAGTGACTTCTGATTGGAGAGACTTCAGCAGACAGTCAACACCGATCCAAATTCACACCCAATTATGTACGACTGAAAAATTAAGATAAGGCTGAGTAATGTGTACAAATGCCAACTAAACATGGAGAAATACTGATTGTGCCATCTATAGGCAAAAATAGTAGCACGTATATGTGGGGCTTTATTAGCTTGTACTAACAGTGCAGTTTTATAGctgaagttaaataaaataaaataaaataagcagtGGCTTGGTTATCACTGATGAGTTTGCTTCTCTAATAACAGTCTTTAGGCCTTTGTTTCTTGCAAGACAAAAGTAACACGACACACTCTTGGCAACAGACGGAGCAGCCGCGGGTCGGTGAGGTTTTTCATTGCAGTGCGTGTCGAATACAAAAGGATCATCAGGGAGCAGAGCGTCCACAATCACAGCCTCCAAGACTCTTCCCAATGCACTACAGCCTTGCTTACGACTCCAGCGAATCTGCTTATATAAACAATCGAGGTCACATGATGCGATTCAACGGTGCACAATGTTTTAGGGTAACATTTATTGTGATGTTAAATTGTAACAGATGTGGCAAATTTGTCAATATTGTTCTTGTTGGACAGACAGTGTCTGCTCAAATAGGTTAAAATCATTAATTACTCATCCTCAAAAGAGACTTTTAATGGATGTGGATGCCTGAGATTTTGCCAACTACTTCTACTTATTATAGctaattacaaattaaataattaataattctaAACTTTTTACCATCTTGAGGAGGGTCTACATTAAtgtcctctgtctctgtgtcgtCCTTcatctcctcatcctcctcttcatcctcctcctcctcaagcTCTCTGGCGATCAGCTGTCTGGCTAGTTTAATGTTAAGTCCTTCATTGTAATGCATCTTCCTCATCCGCTCAAACTGCTTCTTTTTGGCTGCAGAAAAGAGGGCAgattgaaatggaaaaaaacagctCTAGGTGACCGGAGTGCTAGAGTTTCCTTATTGACTGCAACAGATCAATCACAGGAGCCTCATTTCACTTTCACACTCCTCCCTGCATTGATTGTATACATAAATAACCTCAAAGTTATTGACATTCACATTAAATACAGGCAGAAGACCtgccttttttgtttattagcaGGGCTCACACTTCAAGGACTGGCAGATTCACAGACCTTATGGTTCATCTAAGTCTGGCCATTAAGTGAACTGTTAGGGAAGGGATGTGAAACGGCCTGTTCCTGTAAGCAAATCGTCTGAATGTGCTCTTTTTGTTAAGCAAATTTATGgacacaaagaaataaatcagaaaatgtgcaaaataattattaaacataaaaaatcaatcaacaaaaaaaagagagacagagagaccagaagtgataaaaacaaaacaagttttAAACTTTTCATACATTGTCAATGGTTGGAGAAATTGTTGAACTGTAAGATGTAGATTTTCATTACTAGCTAGTTGGTCTGTGAGCACACAGTTCTGTTGACAGTATATTTATGTCCATCTCTCTGGCTCCCTACCATTCTGATGCTCTCTTCACCTGTCTGTCTAGCCATTGGTCTTGTGGTCTCTGACTGTTTTAACACTTCTCTCACTGTTCTCTTCTTTCCCATCTCTCCAAGTGCCTCTTTGCTTCTCTGGCTGCTCTGTGTCAGCTCTGAAGCCTTCTGAACCTCAGATAAAGCCTCTAGGACCAGTGTAGAACTGTCTTTAGGTTAAGAACTGTAATTTATGTAAAACAAGTCCTACAGAAAGAAGTCCTGGTGACCCACCCTGTTCCTCTGGACTGAGCTGCTCTTCATCCTCActgctctcctcctcttcctccttcatACAGCGAGGGCCTGAACCTTCAGCTGCTGCCAGTCTGCATACAGGAACAGAGGATTACTCATTAATGTAGATATACACAAAAAGAGAAGATACATACctgtacataaacaaacacaactgGATACACACTACTAAATATCTCCATCTTGTTGCACACAGAACCCCAGCCATAAACCCCTGcagtttataaaacatttatataactaCTCAAGCATTTCTAAGGACCATGACACCTCACAGCCAAACAATTTGTCTTTGCAGCCACAACTTAAAATACCACTCAGAAGCAATGTGAAGCTCAAACTGGccaacgcacacacacccacccaccatCTCAGATAGCTCTTACATCATCAGGCCCAAAAGCAGCACAGCCAAAGACACCAAAATTCCAGATTGAGCTTAACACAGAACTGCAACCATTATTTAAAGCTGTAACTGCATACTATATCAAATAGTATACAAGTACACCTAGTGTACTAATTATGAATCCTGGGAAACAGCCCTGACCTCTCATTGATTGAGTTTTACTTGACTCTAGTGGTGGTCGTTTCGATTCACCCAATTGACTCACCAAAAAAAGATCTGAGTTCAGATTTGTTCTGTGATCTTTTCTGAAAGTTATATCATTTGACAAAGTCATATATCATCAGTAGGTGGCGATAGTGAGTATCACTACGAGAAAGACTTTGTATCATTcagttaaaggtagggtctccgttgtttgaaagccaatgttgacatttgaaatcaccaaaacaaacacgcccctaaaccAATTTGTCCCAACCCTGTTttgacaagtataacccaagtataacccagacaagtattatggtggaacctgctggggcatcTGACTGAgggtatatttttttaaataaatgaactcaatgagtaatactatggtaatacaaatatgtttttgtagTAACTGTGTATTGTACCGtaaaaggtttagctccgtttcacgcggaaggaGACggtcaacacctagaacccgaggcagagctAATGTTAGAGGCAGAGGTCGTAACGTTGCTGCCGATAAcatggaaacagaagacttggagcgtgtgtgcatgtttcaGGCACAAAGACTTGCAGTAACGCAAGTAAGagtattgattgatttaatatTCTGAACTTTAATTGATATAAAGTCATATTCTGTTAGTCCTACTTCTTGCTTTATCGTAaacctttctttgctttctttttttgtttttatccgccatgtcaatgttaaaaccgctttttgctaaatgtcacacatgcgcactgaatactctctctgcccatattgacaagacatgcccctttctgctcattggctacacattagttttgtttttgtttaacggcccaatgcagttttctgaagcatttctcaaacaacggagaccccacctttaatacatttattcaaaAATGCCAAAATTTCAAGACCAGTGTTAGTAATATGATTTATTACCATGTAAAATCCACAAAGTGAAGGtctggttattttattttacagaaaaactCAGTCCAGGctaattttaaaagaaaaattcatttttgtacatttactgGTTGCTGAAAGTGGTGAACTGAATGAGTCTATCAGGTGATCCAAAATGAGTAAGTCAGCAGatcctcattcattcacataGTTTGTTCATTTTGCTCAGGAATAAGTGCTGCATTAAAGCATTTTGAACAGTCGTTCAATACGTCCAACCAACGACCTGCTCCTTCACAACCTGTGCTCTTATACAGTCTTTAAAACAGAAAGTcaaatctgtctgtgttttacataGGTCATAggtaaatgacaaaaaatatgtCAGTACATGTcaatgaaagagaaagattcatttaaattctgttcataaataaaacagcactaCCTGAATCCTGCAGAGAGGTAAAGAGCACAACCCACACGTCAAAGTCTTTCTCTGCAAATAGCTTGCAATCATCTCTCCACCAGGCAAAATATCCAAATCTTCTATTCATTAGCTTTCATTTTCAATATTAAAGAGAACAGAAGGCATAAACACCTAATGTCACCTTGCTTGAGTATTGAGTGGCAGAGTATTGATTGAAGAGTAAATGTGAAAGTCTATTCTGATTGATAGGCAAGTTTTGTAAGAGATTAGATGTGATGTAGAGGACAAGAGTTCAAATTGTACATGCTTACTTCTGGGCAAGGTCGTCCACAGTGAGGGCTGCGTTACCTTCTGAATCGCTGTGcacttcttcatcatcatcttcacctaCCATCCTGAAAGACAGAGTAcagtcatttaataataatcattaccATCATCACCCCCTACCATTCTCAGCCATTTAGAACCCAATTTATTAGATGTATTTATAATATGGAATGAATGATATCACAAAGATTAAACCCCTTTTAATGTGTTACAACATTTTTATGTATCTTGCTGTAACTTGAGCACAGTGACATCATTAAACAATCCACACAAGATATGCAAATTATCAGAAAATGTTGAAATAGAACACGAAATCTTGCAGTCGTCGGTCCTGTATTTCAATCTACCTAGAGATCCATGTTGGCTAATGTGAACTGATCTATCATCAGTTTAGTATTTAGTAGTATCAGCATATTAGGGTACTTGTGCTATGAGAGCATTATGGTGTTTCTATATcgcatttaataaatattcatgtaGATGTGTTTACAATAATTTCTAATAGTCTACAAAAACATatgcagaacttttttttttatagactgCTCAGACAAGCTAAGGCCACTCTTCCAGGTTACTTCCTGTTTACTGTTATGAATGTCCTGTTTACTTTCCCTCCATACAAATCTTCCACCTGCTTTCCTGTCCTTGAGCAAATCAACATACAAATTCCCAGGAATCCATATTCCTCATTTTTGGACGGTCTTAAATAAATttcactctctgtgtctgtgtacaaACAGTGTACATCAGCTGCTTGATGCTCACCGGTTATATGGGGTACTTGGTTCATCGATTTTCATCAGACCGTAATCTTTATCAGCTGGGTGATACGTGGCCAAGATGTTCATCTCGTCCCATTTCTGTGACTTCTTCCTGAAACATGTAGAATAATGTGTCAGAATAAGGCAAAATCATTAATACTGATGCAAACAGAACATTCCCCCTGAGAGACAAGCAGTCTATCCCACTTTAAAACTCATTGTGACTTGAAACACTGTTCAAGTCACAATTAAGCTTGGAAGACAATAATAGCCCATTATGTTCTATTTACAGTAGGATGCTTATTTAAGCGCAAAACACCAGTTCAAAATAAACTCAGGACAATTCGAGCACAATTGACAAGTTTTGTTTCCCAAATGATTCAGATAATTTTGAACCAGTCTATCACTGATTCATCAGTTGAATCAGTAAACCTTTTGGACACAATTATTTGCTCCTCTGTCATTCAGTGATTGAATCTTTCAGTCATGGCATGGATTCGACATATTTTCTTTGAAAGAATCAGAGATTCAAACACTCATTTCCTCAGTCACAAGCAAAATTCACACCTGTCTGGTTCAGCAAATCAGGAAGCAAGATTAATAAGTCCTGTTTTAAGTGTATCTGGTCTGAGCTTGGAGTTTTCCatattttcaaatgtgttaataTGCTAggctttttaatattttcataaaaaataatttctaatgACAAATATAGAGTCATATTATAAGCTTTGACATTTTAGCTATATTACACAGCTCACGTTTGTCCATGGTCAGGCTGcacaaatcattaaaataaacagactcACAAGACTTAATTCACTTGAAAAGTCTCCACAATTTCAATGCTGAACAATCAGACGTATGAACAGAGagaaatgacaaagaaaaaaggATGTGTTTCAGTCTCTCCCTATGTCTGTGTTACAAACTGAACAAATGGTGTACCAAGGGGAAAATACACTGCAGTACTATTATGATACACAGTAGTCGGCGGTTTGGGACAAGACTCATGATAGAAGATCAAAACCAGCAGTGGTGTTTGGATGAGATGCAGTGAGTAGGAAGGTTAataccagtttttttttttcaaaggaataaaaataaccaACATAATCAATCACATCCTTGTCCTTAGAAGATCTGCTGCTTGGCTCAATAAAAAGGccctgaagatttttttttctctccttttatgTTCAAACTATTCTGGTATGGATACAGAAGCCTGCTCCATCTCTTGAGACTGAAACACATTGACAGTATGCCCTAGTTTTCTTTACGTAGAATAGACTGATGTAGGACCGATGTAACatcaaaaagagagagattaaagagGAGGAAGTATCTATTTTGCTATCACAATAACCCACATAAAATATTGTAGACAATAAA from Tachysurus fulvidraco isolate hzauxx_2018 chromosome 2, HZAU_PFXX_2.0, whole genome shotgun sequence encodes the following:
- the ppp1r2 gene encoding protein phosphatase inhibitor 2 isoform X1, whose amino-acid sequence is MAAPRPIKGILKNKSTTKPCPEVLFESSEPTGSDFTEDDQQKKSQKWDEMNILATYHPADKDYGLMKIDEPSTPYNRMVGEDDDEEVHSDSEGNAALTVDDLAQKLAAAEGSGPRCMKEEEEESSEDEEQLSPEEQEALSEVQKASELTQSSQRSKEALGEMGKKRTVREVLKQSETTRPMARQTAKKKQFERMRKMHYNEGLNIKLARQLIARELEEEEDEEEDEEMKDDTETEDINVDPPQDADSLES
- the ppp1r2 gene encoding protein phosphatase inhibitor 2 isoform X2, which codes for MAAPRPIKGILKNKSTTKPCPEVLFESSEPTGSDFTEDDQQKKSQKWDEMNILATYHPADKDYGLMKIDEPSTPYNRMVGEDDDEEVHSDSEGNAALTVDDLAQKLAAAEGSGPRCMKEEEEESSEDEEQLSPEEQEALSEVQKASELTQSSQRSKEALGEMGKKRTVREVLKQSETTRPMARQTAKKKQFERMRKMHYNEGLNIKLARQLIARELEEEEDEEEDEEMKDDTETEDINVDPPQDDSLES
- the ppp1r2 gene encoding protein phosphatase inhibitor 2 isoform X3, which translates into the protein MAAPRPIKGILKNKSTTKPCPEVLFESSEPTGSDFTEDDQQKKSQKWDEMNILATYHPADKDYGLMKIDEPSTPYNRMVGEDDDEEVHSDSEGNAALTVDDLAQKLAAAEGSGPRCMKEEEEESSEDEEQLSPEEQAKKKQFERMRKMHYNEGLNIKLARQLIARELEEEEDEEEDEEMKDDTETEDINVDPPQDADSLES
- the ppp1r2 gene encoding protein phosphatase inhibitor 2 isoform X4, which produces MAAPRPIKGILKNKSTTKPCPEVLFESSEPTGSDFTEDDQQKKSQKWDEMNILATYHPADKDYGLMKIDEPSTPYNRMVGEDDDEEVHSDSEGNAALTVDDLAQKLAAAEGSGPRCMKEEEEESSEDEEQLSPEEQAKKKQFERMRKMHYNEGLNIKLARQLIARELEEEEDEEEDEEMKDDTETEDINVDPPQDDSLES